In a single window of the Amycolatopsis sp. cg5 genome:
- a CDS encoding VOC family protein, which produces MPIPQGYHAVTPWIITPDSRQAMAFAARAFDAEEIAVVAMPDGSVGHAEMRIGDSVVMFFDSRPEWQDSPAYLRLYVEDSDATFKKALEAGATAVTEMTELFFGDKVGRVRDPFGNVWWIQERLEELDEAEAMRRMTMPRYTEAMDYVTSAKIMPTR; this is translated from the coding sequence ATGCCGATTCCCCAGGGCTACCACGCCGTCACCCCGTGGATCATCACCCCGGACAGCCGCCAGGCGATGGCGTTCGCCGCGCGGGCGTTCGACGCCGAGGAGATCGCGGTGGTGGCGATGCCCGACGGTTCCGTGGGGCACGCCGAGATGCGGATCGGCGACTCGGTGGTGATGTTCTTCGACTCGCGCCCCGAATGGCAGGACTCGCCCGCGTACCTGCGGCTCTACGTCGAGGACAGCGACGCCACGTTCAAGAAGGCGCTCGAAGCGGGCGCCACCGCCGTCACCGAGATGACTGAGCTGTTCTTCGGCGACAAGGTCGGCCGCGTCCGCGACCCGTTCGGCAACGTCTGGTGGATCCAGGAGCGGCTGGAGGAGCTCGACGAGGCGGAAGCCATGCGCCGCATGACAATGCCGCGCTACACCGAAGCCATGGACTACGTGACGAGCGCGAAGATCATGCCCACTCGCTAG
- a CDS encoding DJ-1/PfpI family protein, with product MHIAILTFEGYNELDSLIALGVLNRVKRPGWRVSIASPAPTVRSMNGVVISSMATLEEACAADAVIVGSGAMTREVVEDPAIMSVLRGLDPDRQLLAAQCSGTLVLAKLGLLDGVPACTDLTTKPWVIAAGVEVLNQPLYAKGNVATAGGCLASHYLAAWVISRLVGTEAAVDALHYVAPVGEKEEYVARAMKNVGPFLPVGQELA from the coding sequence ATGCACATCGCGATCTTGACCTTCGAGGGCTACAACGAACTCGACTCGCTCATCGCGCTCGGTGTCCTCAATCGGGTCAAACGGCCCGGCTGGCGGGTGTCGATCGCGAGCCCCGCGCCGACGGTCCGTTCGATGAACGGCGTCGTGATCTCGTCGATGGCGACGCTGGAGGAGGCCTGCGCGGCGGACGCGGTCATCGTGGGAAGCGGGGCGATGACACGCGAGGTCGTGGAGGATCCGGCGATCATGTCGGTGCTGCGCGGTCTTGACCCCGATCGGCAGCTGCTCGCCGCGCAGTGTTCCGGGACGCTCGTGCTCGCCAAGCTCGGTCTGCTCGACGGCGTTCCCGCCTGCACCGACCTCACGACCAAGCCGTGGGTCATCGCCGCCGGGGTCGAAGTGCTGAACCAGCCCTTGTACGCCAAGGGAAACGTCGCGACCGCGGGCGGCTGCCTCGCCTCGCACTACCTGGCGGCCTGGGTCATCAGCCGGCTGGTCGGCACCGAAGCCGCGGTGGACGCGCTGCACTACGTCGCGCCGGTGGGCGAGAAGGAGGAGTACGTCGCGCGGGCCATGAAAAATGTCGGGCCGTTTCTCCCAGTAGGACAAGAACTGGCCTAG
- a CDS encoding bifunctional methylenetetrahydrofolate dehydrogenase/methenyltetrahydrofolate cyclohydrolase encodes MTAIVLDGKATKNAIFAELAPRVAALAERGVTPGLGTVLVGDDPGSHSYVKMKHADSAKIGVNSIRRDLPADITQEKLEAVIDELNADPACHGYIVQLPLPKHLDAGPILERIAPEKDADGLAPGSLGRLVLGQPGPLPCTPYGIIELLRRHDVPLDGANVTVVGRGITVGRTMGLLLTRRSENSTVTLCHTGTRDLAAEVKRADIVIAAAGVPGIITPDMVKPGAAVLDVGVSRVDGKLAGDVAPGVEEVAGWLSPNPGGVGPMTRAMLVSNVVEAAERSLA; translated from the coding sequence GTGACGGCGATCGTTCTGGACGGCAAGGCCACCAAAAACGCCATCTTCGCGGAGCTCGCGCCCCGCGTCGCGGCTCTCGCTGAGCGGGGGGTGACACCCGGTCTCGGCACCGTCCTTGTGGGTGACGACCCCGGCTCGCACTCCTACGTGAAGATGAAGCACGCGGACAGCGCGAAGATCGGCGTCAACTCGATCCGCCGCGACCTGCCAGCCGACATCACGCAGGAGAAGCTCGAAGCCGTCATCGACGAGCTCAACGCCGACCCGGCGTGCCACGGCTACATCGTGCAGCTCCCGCTGCCGAAACACCTGGACGCGGGCCCGATCCTGGAGCGCATCGCACCCGAAAAGGACGCTGACGGGCTCGCGCCGGGCAGCCTCGGCCGCCTGGTGCTCGGCCAGCCGGGACCGCTGCCGTGCACGCCGTACGGGATCATCGAGCTGCTGCGCCGCCACGACGTCCCGCTGGACGGCGCGAACGTCACGGTCGTCGGCCGCGGGATCACCGTGGGTCGCACCATGGGCCTGCTGCTCACCCGGCGGAGTGAAAACTCGACGGTCACCCTGTGCCACACCGGTACCCGCGACCTCGCGGCCGAGGTGAAGCGCGCGGACATCGTCATCGCCGCCGCCGGCGTGCCGGGGATCATCACGCCGGACATGGTCAAGCCCGGCGCGGCCGTGCTCGACGTCGGTGTGTCCCGAGTGGACGGCAAGCTCGCGGGCGACGTCGCGCCAGGCGTCGAGGAGGTCGCGGGCTGGCTCTCGCCGAACCCCGGCGGGGTCGGGCCGATGACGCGCGCGATGCTCGTCAGCAATGTCGTCGAAGCCGCCGAGCGTTCGCTCGCGTGA
- a CDS encoding reverse transcriptase family protein codes for MLDPVWRWQVARWETFADCARALDLTEGELSWFADTRTWNRRADEPLRHYTYRWIPTASGGIRLLERPKPRLAELQRRVARHVVAALPVHDAAHGFRAGRSSLTCAAPHAGQALVVRMDLEGFFPSVSARRVRSLLLLAGYPEAVAVALAGVLTTAVPVDVITAAPGGKRDASRVRLLNNLARTHLPQGAPSSPPVANAVTQHLDRRLAGLARVLGATYTRYADDLAFSGPADLPLHRLLPGVREIVRAEGFRLRDSKTSVAGAQHRQRVAGLVVNSAPAAARADYDDLRAVLHNCARTGPAAQNRYGHPDFRAYLLGRIGWAGTGHPARAARLRALFDRVEWPDTLPG; via the coding sequence GTGCTCGATCCGGTGTGGCGATGGCAGGTCGCGCGCTGGGAGACGTTCGCGGACTGCGCGCGGGCGCTGGACCTGACCGAAGGCGAGCTGAGCTGGTTCGCCGACACGCGCACCTGGAACAGGCGCGCGGACGAACCGTTGCGGCACTACACCTATCGCTGGATCCCCACGGCGAGCGGCGGCATCCGGCTGCTCGAACGGCCGAAGCCGCGGCTCGCCGAACTGCAACGCCGAGTGGCCCGCCATGTCGTGGCCGCGCTGCCGGTGCACGACGCCGCGCACGGTTTCCGCGCCGGTAGGTCATCGCTGACCTGCGCGGCGCCGCACGCGGGTCAGGCGCTCGTCGTGCGTATGGACCTCGAAGGCTTCTTCCCGTCCGTGTCCGCGCGCAGGGTCCGTTCGCTGCTCCTGCTCGCGGGCTACCCGGAAGCCGTCGCCGTCGCGCTGGCCGGAGTGCTCACCACGGCCGTGCCGGTCGACGTCATCACCGCCGCACCCGGCGGCAAGCGCGACGCGTCCCGCGTACGGCTGCTGAACAATCTCGCCCGCACGCACCTGCCGCAGGGCGCGCCGTCGTCGCCGCCGGTGGCGAACGCGGTCACCCAGCACCTCGACCGCAGGCTCGCCGGGCTCGCGCGCGTGCTCGGCGCCACGTACACCCGCTACGCCGACGATCTCGCCTTCTCCGGACCCGCCGATCTGCCGTTGCACCGGCTGCTGCCCGGCGTCCGCGAGATCGTGCGCGCCGAGGGATTTCGCTTGCGGGACAGCAAGACCTCGGTCGCCGGGGCGCAGCACCGGCAGCGCGTCGCGGGCCTGGTCGTCAACTCGGCGCCCGCGGCCGCCCGCGCGGACTACGACGACCTGCGCGCGGTGCTGCACAACTGTGCCCGTACCGGCCCCGCGGCGCAAAACCGTTACGGGCACCCGGATTTCCGCGCCTACCTGCTCGGCCGCATCGGCTGGGCCGGCACCGGCCACCCCGCACGGGCCGCCCGGCTCCGCGCGCTGTTCGACCGCGTCGAGTGGCCGGATACCCTGCCAGGGTGA
- a CDS encoding PLP-dependent aminotransferase family protein has translation MARIPRYKQVVDTLAAELREGRLPAGTRLPTHRELAAREGIALVTATRVYAELEAMGLVSGEQGRGTFVRDLAVPPGQGIDQRALAVDAVDLSFNYPSVPGQADLLRQALRDLTTAGDLDALLHYQPHGGRPDDRASIARHLRRRGLTVCAGQILITSGAQHGLAAVAMATLHHGDIVAVDALTYPGFKVLAHSLGLELAPLPVTPRGPDFEALEQLCAQRPVRALYAMPTLHNPLGWVLPARARKRLVAIARRHGVIVIEDAAYAFLAENCPPPLAALAPETTVYVSSLSKSVATGLRVGFVAAPAALVPGIERAIRATTWNTPALTTTIACRWLDDGTADHLEIRKRDDAAARQSIAREVLNGLIGHPSSYFAWLPLAENARADRIAATLARQRIHVSTAEPFATTTAVPQALRLALGSIGLPELRRTLADVRQVVDEDALS, from the coding sequence GTGGCAAGGATTCCCCGGTACAAGCAGGTCGTCGACACCCTCGCGGCCGAACTCCGCGAGGGACGTCTGCCCGCCGGAACCCGCCTGCCCACCCATCGCGAACTCGCCGCACGCGAAGGCATCGCGCTGGTGACCGCGACCAGGGTTTACGCCGAACTGGAGGCGATGGGCCTGGTCAGCGGCGAACAGGGCCGCGGCACGTTCGTGCGCGACCTGGCGGTGCCGCCCGGCCAGGGAATCGACCAGCGCGCCCTGGCCGTCGACGCCGTCGACCTCAGCTTCAACTACCCCTCGGTCCCAGGCCAGGCGGACCTCTTGCGCCAAGCTCTGCGAGACCTGACGACCGCGGGCGATCTCGACGCGCTCTTGCATTACCAACCCCACGGCGGCCGTCCCGACGACAGAGCCTCGATCGCCCGTCATCTCCGGCGCCGCGGCCTGACCGTGTGCGCCGGCCAAATCCTCATCACGAGCGGAGCCCAGCACGGGCTCGCGGCGGTGGCCATGGCGACGCTCCACCACGGCGACATCGTGGCGGTCGACGCGCTCACGTACCCCGGTTTCAAGGTGCTCGCGCACTCACTCGGGCTGGAACTCGCGCCGCTCCCGGTCACCCCGCGCGGCCCCGATTTCGAAGCGCTGGAACAACTTTGCGCCCAACGGCCGGTCCGCGCGCTCTACGCGATGCCGACGCTGCACAACCCGCTCGGCTGGGTGCTGCCCGCCCGCGCCCGCAAACGGCTGGTCGCGATCGCCCGCCGCCACGGCGTGATCGTCATCGAAGACGCCGCGTACGCCTTCCTGGCCGAGAACTGCCCGCCGCCACTCGCGGCCCTCGCGCCGGAGACCACGGTCTACGTCTCCAGCTTGTCCAAAAGCGTCGCCACCGGACTGCGCGTCGGCTTCGTCGCGGCGCCCGCGGCGCTGGTCCCCGGCATCGAACGCGCGATACGGGCGACCACCTGGAACACACCCGCGCTCACCACCACGATCGCCTGCCGCTGGCTCGACGACGGCACCGCCGACCACCTCGAAATCCGCAAACGTGACGACGCGGCCGCGCGGCAGAGCATCGCCCGCGAAGTCCTCAATGGACTCATCGGTCATCCGTCGTCCTACTTCGCCTGGCTTCCGCTGGCGGAAAACGCGCGGGCGGACCGGATCGCGGCGACGCTGGCCCGGCAGCGGATCCATGTCTCCACCGCCGAGCCGTTCGCGACCACCACCGCTGTGCCGCAAGCACTTCGGCTCGCACTCGGTTCGATCGGTCTGCCCGAGCTACGCCGGACGCTGGCCGACGTCCGACAAGTGGTCGACGAGGACGCGCTCAGCTAA
- a CDS encoding TNT domain-containing protein — translation MRGAQRPLNSQNVHVAQPTTQLNATEQDTLVKQIGLALLRAAPRDWRRVTAEYRAVGRYHEMTGEIITEDGTAVEWVATHDIATLFGKLRAGMYRDGRGTWFNAKYQLDHPSSYNLEYNRDEPRWHLAPPPQAYSDELRMFPRSEENVPEWLIRRMSGLQPEGAPRFRIARIFDTIGPAGRPVINRPDLEVDEQDRLLDYLDAAPLVVSERGYDVDRLAQTPEATVPVAFHSDGQWIWPAAVNFYLREYGVSPEPDLVEHIRGTGFTLPDADEATLQAAAAYLQPPRPAQVPPQASAPPPPPPAAPPVAPVVPVVPPAPPAPPVAEPEQAVPVAAEHPPFEDEFDQTQIHDPFIDDFDDEEEEQQFHQPEPAAQLIEESPEEITEEVPPGMGANGTEPGVEQPTAFAPPPMPEPEPVPQAPIVRVVHEPEPEPEPEPEPEPEPEPREPVLNQLQAKLGELNVPEAAYSIGEPADHGWSVEEVESGWRVGWYDGELSNPAVFGDAEDAAAFMLGKLLLDPDGQAFAAPPEPEPEPEPVAEEPPAPVMATLTPEQATGVPAAAPPAQDDFDPQATLAHDPRGGPPTLADDSLGGPPTLAAPPVAPPPLPQRGQGAPVPPPPPPAGAPVPQAPPAPPRREPPPPAPTVAVPVPPPPAPPRQEPARAAAPSSNQQWPIGPMSGEPPLTLFRGKELRELPAGSELDRFGGPNGNLTYAAGTPFEERSLVPEWVNRPYHVYRVQRPIEALAGVAIPWFNQPGGGSAYLLPASIETLLAEGDLIELDPGEPPVD, via the coding sequence ATGCGGGGTGCACAGCGGCCGTTGAACAGTCAAAATGTTCACGTGGCACAACCGACGACCCAGCTGAACGCGACCGAGCAGGACACACTGGTCAAGCAGATCGGCCTTGCCCTGCTGCGAGCCGCCCCGCGCGACTGGCGCCGGGTCACCGCGGAGTACCGAGCCGTCGGCAGGTACCACGAGATGACCGGCGAGATCATCACCGAGGACGGCACCGCGGTCGAGTGGGTCGCCACCCACGACATCGCGACGCTGTTCGGCAAGCTCCGTGCCGGGATGTACCGGGACGGCCGCGGTACCTGGTTCAACGCCAAGTACCAGCTGGACCACCCGTCGAGCTACAACCTGGAGTACAACCGCGACGAGCCGCGCTGGCACCTGGCGCCGCCGCCGCAGGCGTACTCCGACGAGCTGCGGATGTTCCCGCGCTCGGAGGAGAACGTCCCCGAGTGGCTGATCCGCCGCATGTCGGGGCTGCAGCCGGAAGGCGCGCCCCGGTTCCGCATCGCCCGGATCTTCGACACCATCGGCCCGGCCGGGCGTCCGGTGATCAACCGGCCCGATCTCGAGGTCGATGAGCAGGACAGGCTGCTCGACTACCTCGACGCCGCGCCGCTCGTGGTCTCCGAGCGCGGCTACGACGTCGACCGGCTGGCCCAGACGCCCGAGGCGACCGTGCCGGTGGCGTTCCACAGCGACGGGCAGTGGATCTGGCCCGCCGCCGTCAACTTCTACCTGCGTGAGTACGGGGTCTCCCCCGAGCCCGACCTGGTCGAGCACATCAGGGGCACCGGGTTCACGCTGCCCGACGCCGACGAGGCGACGCTGCAGGCGGCCGCCGCGTACCTGCAGCCGCCGCGGCCCGCGCAGGTCCCGCCGCAGGCCAGCGCGCCGCCGCCCCCGCCGCCCGCCGCTCCGCCGGTCGCGCCGGTCGTCCCTGTGGTGCCACCCGCACCGCCCGCGCCGCCGGTGGCCGAGCCGGAGCAGGCCGTGCCCGTCGCGGCCGAGCACCCGCCGTTCGAGGACGAGTTCGACCAGACCCAGATCCACGATCCGTTCATCGACGACTTCGACGATGAAGAGGAGGAGCAGCAGTTCCACCAGCCGGAGCCCGCGGCTCAGCTGATCGAGGAGAGCCCGGAGGAGATCACCGAAGAGGTGCCTCCCGGGATGGGCGCCAACGGCACCGAACCCGGTGTCGAGCAGCCGACCGCGTTCGCGCCGCCGCCGATGCCCGAACCCGAGCCGGTTCCGCAGGCGCCGATCGTGCGGGTCGTGCACGAACCGGAACCCGAGCCGGAGCCCGAGCCCGAGCCGGAACCGGAGCCCGAACCGCGTGAGCCGGTGCTGAACCAGCTGCAGGCGAAGCTCGGCGAGCTGAACGTGCCGGAAGCGGCGTACAGCATCGGCGAACCCGCTGACCACGGCTGGAGCGTCGAAGAGGTCGAGTCGGGCTGGCGGGTCGGCTGGTACGACGGCGAGCTGTCCAACCCGGCCGTGTTCGGCGACGCCGAGGACGCCGCGGCGTTCATGCTCGGCAAGCTGCTGCTCGATCCGGACGGCCAGGCCTTCGCCGCGCCGCCGGAACCCGAGCCCGAACCGGAGCCGGTCGCCGAGGAGCCACCCGCGCCGGTCATGGCGACGTTGACGCCGGAGCAGGCGACGGGTGTGCCCGCCGCGGCTCCCCCGGCGCAGGACGACTTCGACCCGCAGGCCACGCTCGCGCACGACCCGCGTGGTGGCCCGCCGACCCTCGCCGACGACTCGCTCGGCGGGCCGCCGACCCTCGCGGCGCCGCCGGTCGCCCCGCCGCCGTTGCCGCAGCGTGGGCAGGGCGCGCCGGTCCCGCCGCCGCCACCGCCCGCCGGGGCGCCCGTTCCGCAGGCACCTCCCGCGCCGCCGCGTCGCGAGCCGCCGCCACCGGCGCCGACCGTCGCGGTCCCGGTACCGCCGCCGCCCGCGCCGCCCAGGCAGGAGCCTGCCCGCGCGGCCGCGCCGTCGTCGAACCAGCAGTGGCCGATCGGCCCGATGTCGGGCGAGCCGCCGCTGACGTTGTTCCGTGGCAAGGAACTCCGTGAGCTGCCCGCGGGCAGCGAACTCGACCGCTTCGGCGGCCCGAACGGCAACCTGACCTACGCCGCCGGGACACCGTTCGAGGAGCGCTCGCTGGTGCCGGAATGGGTCAACCGGCCGTACCACGTGTACCGGGTGCAGCGGCCGATCGAAGCGCTGGCCGGCGTCGCGATCCCGTGGTTCAACCAGCCGGGCGGCGGGTCGGCGTACCTGCTGCCCGCGTCGATCGAGACCCTGCTGGCCGAGGGTGACCTGATCGAGCTGGATCCGGGCGAGCCCCCGGTCGACTGA
- a CDS encoding error-prone DNA polymerase has product MGWNNPPMRWAELNKALTGDPPGDGNDSPAWGRKREGYLRPGELGLRGEDDAGTSNRIPYAELHCHSNFSFLDGASHPEELVEEAARLGLDAIALTDHDGMYGVVRFAEAARELGVRTVYGTELSFGLSQPQNGIADPEGEHLLLLARKTDGYASLCRAITAGQLRGHDVELPKDQRAEKGRPVYRLEEVAEEVRGQCAVLTGCRKGAVRKALLTQGAHAAARRLQQLVDLFGADNVYVELTDHGQPLDSTHNDILYAMAKDFGLPTVATTAAHYARPERGRLAAAMAAIRARRSLDDMEGWLPASGMAFLRSGEEMDRIFRDRYPGSVQRAALLGTECAFDLKLVAPKLPPFDVPEWHSEATYLRELTYVGALKKFGARVDRPEAYEQLDHELRIIEDLGFPGYFLIVHDIVDFCRRSDILCQGRGSAANSAVCYALGITNVDAVKEGLLFERFLAPDRDGYPDIDVDIESDRREEAIQYVFEKHGRLRTAQVANVITYRSRSAVRDAARAFGFPTGQQDAWSKQIDRWGSLRETEKDHDHDIPDEVVALANALEDFPRHLGIHSGGMVICDRPVSEVCPIEWARMENRSVLQWEKDDCANVGLVKFDLLGLGMLSALHYMLDLVEEHKGEKIDLAKLDITDQKVYDMLCKADAIGVFQVESRAQLATLPRLKPRRFYELAVEVALIRPGPIQGGSVHPYIRRKTGQETWTYDHPLLRNALHKTCGVPLFQEQMMQIALDVANFTAAEADQLRHAMGSKRSEKRMERLRKRFLDGAVLNGVELELAEKIFLKLKAFSNFGFPESHALSFAHLVFSSAYFKLYHPDAFCAALLRAQPMGFYSPQSLVADARRHGVTVLGPDVNASLPHATLEGAGTVRLGLASIRTIGQALAERIAEERGHGQYQDMTDVARRVRLTTPQVEALATAGAFGCFLEDRRQALWAAGPAAEEREEKLPGSQIEAPVLPGMDGLELAVADVWATGVSPDSFPTQFIRERLDALGVVPADKLKDCENGQRVLVGGAVTHRQRPATAGGITFLNLEDETGMINVICTLGLWRRYHRVARNSSALLIRGVVEKNEGVVNILADRLQNLPMRIRSKSRDFH; this is encoded by the coding sequence GTGGGCTGGAACAACCCGCCGATGCGGTGGGCGGAACTGAACAAGGCCCTCACCGGCGACCCGCCGGGCGACGGCAACGACAGCCCGGCGTGGGGCCGCAAGCGCGAGGGTTACCTCAGGCCTGGCGAACTCGGCCTGCGCGGCGAGGACGACGCGGGCACCAGCAACCGTATCCCGTACGCCGAGCTGCACTGCCATTCCAACTTCAGCTTCCTCGACGGCGCGAGTCATCCCGAGGAGCTGGTCGAGGAGGCGGCCAGGCTCGGCCTCGACGCCATCGCGCTCACCGACCACGACGGCATGTACGGCGTGGTCCGCTTCGCCGAAGCGGCACGTGAGCTCGGCGTGCGCACGGTGTACGGCACCGAGCTGAGTTTCGGGCTTTCCCAGCCACAGAACGGGATCGCCGATCCCGAAGGCGAGCATCTCCTGCTGCTCGCGCGTAAGACCGACGGCTACGCGAGCCTGTGCCGGGCGATCACCGCGGGCCAGCTGCGCGGGCACGACGTGGAGCTGCCCAAGGACCAGCGCGCGGAAAAAGGCCGTCCGGTCTACCGGCTCGAAGAGGTCGCCGAGGAGGTGCGCGGGCAGTGCGCGGTGCTCACCGGCTGCCGCAAGGGCGCGGTGCGCAAGGCGTTGCTCACCCAGGGCGCGCACGCGGCGGCCAGGCGGCTGCAGCAGCTGGTCGACCTGTTCGGCGCCGACAACGTGTACGTCGAACTGACCGACCACGGCCAGCCGCTCGACAGCACGCACAACGACATCCTTTACGCGATGGCGAAGGACTTCGGCCTGCCGACGGTCGCCACGACCGCTGCCCACTACGCGCGGCCCGAGCGCGGCAGGCTGGCCGCGGCGATGGCCGCCATCAGGGCCAGGCGCAGCCTCGACGACATGGAAGGCTGGCTGCCCGCGTCCGGGATGGCCTTCCTGCGGTCCGGCGAGGAGATGGACAGGATCTTCCGGGACCGGTACCCCGGTTCCGTGCAGCGCGCGGCGTTGCTGGGCACCGAATGCGCCTTCGACCTCAAGCTGGTGGCGCCGAAACTGCCGCCGTTCGACGTGCCGGAGTGGCACAGCGAAGCCACTTACCTGCGTGAGCTGACCTACGTCGGCGCGCTGAAGAAGTTCGGCGCCCGCGTCGACCGGCCGGAGGCGTACGAGCAGCTCGACCACGAACTGCGGATCATCGAGGACCTGGGCTTCCCCGGTTACTTCCTGATCGTGCACGACATCGTCGACTTCTGCCGTCGCAGCGACATCCTTTGCCAAGGCCGAGGATCCGCCGCGAACTCCGCGGTCTGCTATGCGCTGGGCATCACCAACGTCGACGCCGTCAAGGAAGGCCTGCTGTTCGAGCGATTCCTCGCGCCGGACCGTGACGGTTATCCGGACATCGACGTCGACATCGAGTCCGATCGCCGTGAGGAGGCCATCCAGTACGTCTTCGAGAAGCACGGCAGGCTCCGCACCGCGCAGGTGGCGAACGTGATCACGTACCGTTCGCGCTCCGCGGTCCGTGACGCGGCGCGCGCGTTCGGCTTCCCGACCGGGCAGCAGGACGCGTGGAGCAAGCAGATCGACCGCTGGGGTTCCTTGCGTGAGACCGAAAAGGACCATGACCACGACATCCCGGACGAGGTCGTCGCGCTCGCGAACGCACTCGAGGACTTCCCGCGCCACCTCGGCATCCACTCGGGCGGCATGGTCATCTGCGACCGGCCGGTCAGCGAGGTCTGCCCGATCGAGTGGGCCAGGATGGAGAACCGCAGTGTCCTGCAATGGGAAAAGGACGACTGCGCGAACGTCGGGCTGGTGAAGTTCGACCTGCTCGGCCTCGGCATGCTGTCCGCGCTGCACTACATGCTCGACCTCGTCGAGGAGCACAAGGGCGAGAAGATCGACCTCGCCAAGCTCGACATCACGGACCAGAAGGTCTACGACATGCTCTGCAAGGCTGACGCCATCGGTGTTTTCCAGGTGGAGAGTCGAGCCCAGCTGGCGACCCTGCCCCGGCTGAAACCCCGTCGCTTCTACGAGCTCGCGGTCGAGGTCGCGCTGATCCGGCCGGGCCCGATCCAGGGCGGTTCCGTGCACCCGTACATCCGGCGCAAGACCGGGCAGGAGACCTGGACCTACGACCATCCGTTGCTGCGCAACGCTTTGCACAAGACCTGCGGGGTGCCGCTGTTCCAGGAGCAGATGATGCAGATCGCGCTGGACGTCGCGAACTTCACCGCGGCCGAGGCCGATCAGCTCCGGCACGCGATGGGCTCCAAACGGTCGGAGAAGCGGATGGAACGGCTACGCAAGCGGTTCCTCGACGGCGCGGTGCTGAACGGCGTCGAGCTCGAACTCGCCGAGAAGATCTTCTTGAAGCTCAAGGCTTTCTCGAACTTCGGGTTCCCGGAAAGCCACGCGCTGAGCTTCGCGCACCTCGTCTTTTCGAGCGCGTACTTCAAGCTGTATCACCCGGACGCGTTCTGCGCGGCGTTGCTGCGTGCTCAGCCGATGGGGTTCTACTCGCCGCAGTCGCTGGTCGCCGACGCACGGCGGCACGGCGTGACCGTGCTCGGCCCCGATGTCAACGCCAGCCTCCCGCACGCCACCCTCGAAGGCGCCGGGACCGTCCGATTAGGACTCGCCAGCATCCGGACGATCGGGCAGGCACTGGCCGAACGCATCGCCGAAGAGCGCGGGCACGGGCAGTATCAGGACATGACCGACGTGGCCAGGCGCGTCCGGCTGACCACCCCGCAGGTGGAGGCGCTGGCGACGGCCGGCGCGTTCGGCTGCTTCCTCGAAGACCGGCGGCAAGCGCTGTGGGCGGCCGGTCCCGCCGCCGAGGAGCGCGAGGAAAAGCTGCCAGGAAGCCAAATCGAGGCACCCGTACTGCCCGGAATGGACGGTCTCGAACTGGCCGTCGCCGACGTCTGGGCGACCGGGGTGTCCCCGGACAGCTTCCCGACGCAGTTCATCAGGGAGCGGCTCGACGCGCTGGGTGTGGTGCCCGCCGACAAGCTCAAGGATTGCGAGAACGGCCAGCGGGTGCTCGTCGGCGGCGCGGTGACGCATCGCCAGCGGCCGGCGACCGCGGGCGGTATCACCTTTCTCAACCTCGAAGACGAGACGGGGATGATCAACGTGATCTGCACACTCGGCCTCTGGCGCCGGTATCACCGCGTCGCGCGGAACAGTTCCGCGCTGCTCATCCGAGGCGTGGTGGAAAAGAACGAAGGCGTGGTCAACATACTGGCCGACCGGCTGCAGAACCTGCCCATGCGCATCCGGTCGAAGTCACGCGATTTCCATTAG
- a CDS encoding pentapeptide repeat-containing protein: MIETGEDYRDAVMPNARWEKRQFVRCDFSEADLRGLRTQGCTFDECDFTKADLGDSVHASSAFRSCTFDRTVLADTKWSGCSLLGSSFVDCRMRPISLTECDFSLASLSRARLGKVLLAGLRFREANLLEADLSETDLTGADLRGARLQGANFTGADLRSAKLDAHGLVQGTFTGATVDLDTAVAYAAAHGLLVS; encoded by the coding sequence GTGATCGAAACGGGCGAGGACTACCGCGACGCCGTCATGCCGAACGCGCGCTGGGAGAAGCGGCAGTTCGTCCGCTGCGACTTCAGCGAGGCCGACCTGCGCGGCCTGCGCACCCAGGGCTGCACCTTCGACGAGTGCGACTTCACCAAGGCCGACCTCGGCGACTCCGTGCACGCCTCGTCGGCGTTCCGCTCGTGCACCTTCGACCGGACGGTGCTCGCGGACACCAAATGGTCAGGCTGCTCACTGCTCGGATCGTCCTTTGTGGACTGCCGGATGCGCCCGATCTCCTTGACGGAGTGCGACTTCTCGCTCGCCTCGCTCAGCCGCGCCCGCCTCGGCAAGGTGCTGCTGGCCGGCCTGCGCTTCCGCGAGGCCAACCTGCTCGAGGCCGATCTCTCCGAAACCGACCTCACCGGCGCCGACCTGCGCGGCGCCCGGCTCCAGGGCGCCAACTTCACCGGCGCCGACCTCCGCTCGGCCAAGCTCGACGCACACGGCCTGGTACAGGGCACCTTCACCGGCGCGACCGTCGACCTCGACACGGCAGTCGCCTACGCGGCCGCCCACGGCCTCCTGGTCAGCTGA